In Candidatus Promineifilum breve, one genomic interval encodes:
- a CDS encoding GNAT family N-acetyltransferase, translating into MNTLKEAYAPQRTAGPATVTIREARPEDAAAGITHYRRVFSEPGINLITEIDEYSPTVERDSRYIREMNQANNCVMLLAEVEGQLAGILTLEGAKRRNVRHTATLGITIAEEWRGQGIGRRLIEHAIDWARRSHVLTRIELHVFARNVGAIHLYESCGFVLEGVRRQAVHRDGEYIDDLVMAYLLDEPQ; encoded by the coding sequence ATGAATACACTCAAAGAAGCCTACGCGCCCCAGCGCACTGCCGGGCCGGCAACGGTCACCATCCGCGAAGCGCGACCGGAAGATGCCGCCGCCGGTATCACCCATTACCGGCGCGTCTTCAGCGAACCGGGCATCAATCTCATCACCGAGATCGATGAGTATTCGCCGACGGTGGAACGGGATTCGCGCTACATCCGCGAGATGAACCAGGCCAACAACTGCGTCATGCTCCTGGCCGAAGTCGAGGGGCAACTGGCCGGTATCCTGACGCTGGAAGGGGCCAAACGGCGCAACGTGCGCCACACGGCCACGCTGGGCATCACCATAGCCGAAGAGTGGCGCGGGCAGGGCATCGGCCGCCGCCTCATCGAACACGCCATCGACTGGGCGCGCCGCTCCCACGTCCTGACGCGCATCGAGCTACACGTCTTCGCCCGCAACGTGGGCGCGATTCATCTGTATGAGTCGTGCGGCTTCGTCCTGGAGGGCGTGCGGCGGCAGGCGGTTCATCGGGATGGGGAGTACATCGACGATCTGGTCATGGCCTACTTACTGGACGAGCCACAATGA
- a CDS encoding trimethylamine methyltransferase family protein: MRRRHSSERGQSAKTHSEQNNTRPRLALLSEEQKAQVHAYALAILGRTGVRVDSPGVLRFLEGKLGRKAEADVLRLPAEVVEEALRSAPKVIPVYDRLGQPVFRLGDDTLRFGIGVTALFYQDPLTDDLTPFGRGHMRDMVRLGSRLPHYDVISTVGIVQDVPVEQTDLYASLEMIANTTKSLVLLVSDETKFPAVLDMLETVHGRDLAERPFILPYFNPVSPLVVNEGTADKLMVAVERGLPVIYSNYSMAGASTPLTPAGTLALLLAELLAGLTISQLIRPGAPISLGMLPVYFDMKTMMNFYDPQSILINLACAEMMAHYGLPHTGTSGSGTGWGMDLIAADTYWLNALTFNLTKGGLAPFIGDTLGSKAISPLTLVHVHEIIDQARRFAAGFQLDDAHAVLAEIDEVRPGGHFLTTPSTLERYKDGYYTSPLYPHWSMETWQLEGQPAADQLMRQKTVELLRDAPAPPDHDDLLAKGQAFIDRL, translated from the coding sequence ATGAGGCGACGACACAGCAGCGAGCGCGGACAGTCCGCCAAAACCCACAGCGAACAAAATAACACCCGCCCCCGGCTGGCCCTGCTCAGCGAGGAGCAAAAAGCCCAGGTCCACGCCTATGCCCTGGCCATCCTCGGCCGCACCGGCGTGCGCGTCGATTCGCCGGGCGTGCTGCGCTTCCTGGAGGGTAAGCTGGGCCGGAAGGCCGAGGCCGACGTGCTGCGCCTACCGGCCGAGGTGGTCGAAGAGGCGCTGCGTAGCGCGCCGAAGGTCATCCCCGTCTATGACCGGCTGGGCCAGCCCGTCTTCCGGCTGGGCGACGACACGCTGCGCTTCGGCATCGGCGTGACGGCCCTGTTCTATCAGGACCCGCTGACCGACGACCTGACGCCCTTCGGCCGCGGCCACATGCGCGACATGGTGCGCCTGGGCAGCCGCCTGCCCCATTACGACGTCATCTCCACCGTGGGCATCGTCCAGGACGTGCCGGTGGAGCAGACCGATCTCTACGCCTCGCTGGAGATGATCGCCAACACGACCAAGTCGCTGGTGCTGCTGGTGTCGGATGAGACCAAATTCCCGGCCGTGCTGGACATGCTGGAAACAGTCCACGGCCGCGATCTGGCCGAGCGGCCGTTCATCCTGCCCTACTTCAATCCCGTCTCGCCGCTGGTGGTCAACGAGGGCACGGCCGACAAGCTGATGGTGGCCGTGGAGCGCGGGTTGCCGGTCATCTACTCCAATTACAGCATGGCCGGCGCGTCCACGCCGCTGACCCCGGCGGGCACGCTGGCCCTGCTGCTGGCCGAACTGCTGGCCGGGCTGACGATCAGCCAGCTCATCCGCCCCGGCGCGCCGATCAGTCTGGGGATGCTGCCGGTCTATTTCGACATGAAGACGATGATGAACTTCTACGATCCGCAGAGCATCCTCATCAATCTGGCCTGCGCCGAGATGATGGCCCATTATGGCCTGCCCCACACCGGCACGTCGGGCAGCGGCACGGGCTGGGGCATGGATTTGATCGCCGCCGATACCTATTGGCTCAACGCCTTGACGTTCAATCTGACCAAAGGCGGTCTGGCCCCGTTCATCGGCGACACGCTCGGCTCCAAGGCCATCTCGCCCCTGACGCTGGTCCACGTCCACGAGATCATCGACCAGGCGCGCCGCTTTGCCGCCGGGTTTCAACTGGACGACGCCCACGCCGTGCTGGCCGAGATCGACGAGGTGCGGCCCGGCGGCCACTTCCTGACCACACCCTCCACACTGGAACGGTACAAGGACGGCTACTACACCAGTCCGCTCTACCCCCATTGGAGCATGGAAACGTGGCAACTGGAGGGGCAGCCGGCGGCCGACCAACTCATGCGCCAAAAAACAGTCGAACTGCTGCGCGACGCCCCCGCCCCGCCCGACCACGACGACTTATTGGCGAAAGGCCAGGCATTCATCGATAGGCTATAA
- a CDS encoding lycopene cyclase domain-containing protein, giving the protein MTYFGFLLRFLVIPILILAGVTLWNERRGRNRAPSLRGTSVWLAIGLHMLIALLYTTPWDNYLVATGVWWYDPALVTGIVLGWVPIEEYTFFVLQPILVGLWLVLLSQHLEFRPEPLRANLRWLAPLLAGVLWLASVVVLLTGKQPATYMALLLGWSLPPIMLQLAFGADILWRYRRIVFLSIVPVTLYLITADALAIHAGTWTIDPAQSFGIFLGGVLPIEEFAFFLMTNVLLTSGMVLLWAEESHERLGEYWRWLRARFSRNEPAGMPVADSLKNQVKG; this is encoded by the coding sequence ATGACCTATTTCGGTTTTTTGCTGCGCTTTCTGGTCATCCCCATCCTGATCCTGGCGGGAGTAACCCTATGGAACGAGCGGCGGGGACGGAACCGAGCGCCCTCGCTGCGCGGTACTTCGGTGTGGCTGGCGATCGGGCTGCACATGCTGATCGCCCTCCTCTACACAACGCCCTGGGATAACTACCTCGTGGCGACCGGCGTGTGGTGGTATGACCCGGCGCTGGTCACCGGCATCGTTCTGGGCTGGGTGCCTATCGAGGAGTACACCTTCTTCGTGTTGCAACCGATTCTGGTTGGGTTGTGGCTGGTGTTATTGTCACAACACCTTGAGTTCCGACCTGAACCGCTACGGGCTAATCTGCGCTGGTTAGCGCCCCTGCTGGCCGGGGTGCTATGGCTGGCCTCGGTCGTGGTGCTGCTCACCGGCAAGCAGCCGGCGACCTACATGGCCTTGCTGTTGGGGTGGTCGCTGCCGCCGATCATGCTGCAACTGGCGTTCGGGGCCGACATCCTGTGGCGCTACCGGCGCATCGTCTTCCTATCCATCGTCCCGGTGACGCTCTACCTGATCACCGCCGACGCCCTGGCCATCCACGCCGGCACCTGGACGATTGACCCGGCCCAATCGTTCGGCATCTTCCTGGGCGGCGTCCTGCCCATTGAGGAGTTCGCCTTCTTCCTAATGACCAACGTCCTGTTGACGTCGGGCATGGTCTTGCTGTGGGCGGAAGAGAGTCATGAGCGGTTGGGGGAGTACTGGCGATGGTTGCGGGCCAGATTCTCTCGAAACGAGCCGGCAGGAATGCCTGTTGCGGATTCACTAAAAAATCAAGTGAAGGGCTAA
- the crtI gene encoding phytoene desaturase family protein has protein sequence MTDKIIIIGSGFGALGAAARLAARGYRVELFEKRDKPGGRAYVYEQDGFQFDGGPTVVTAPFMFDDIFAAAGRKRADYVEFTPLDPFYRIFDHTGRGFDYNDDTEFIAEQIRTRNPGDVDGYNRFMRSTKAIFQKGFTELADKPFLHVGDMLKVAPDLIRLQSHKSVYRYVSQFIDDEFLRRCFTFHPLLIGGNPFDASSIYAMIHYLEREWGIHYVMGGTGALVRALATLIEELGGRFHYNAEVAEILVDGKRATGIRLADGTIHHADHVISNADVAWTYLNLIPSRARGLRNSDFRYRNLTRYSMSLVVIYFGTKKLYRHDGRLAHHNIILSERYQGLLADIFKAKQLPPDFSLYLHMPTLTDPSIAPPGHESFYVLSPVPHLGADVDWRTAAKPYRDTIMQFLEDNYLPDLQANIVSEHMIDPRHFESTLNSHLGAAFSIEPILTQSAWFRPHNRSEDIPNLYFVGAGTHPGAGLPGVLSSSKIAEDLIVAATATQPSMTGDKLPALGY, from the coding sequence ATGACGGACAAGATCATCATCATCGGCAGCGGGTTCGGCGCGTTGGGCGCGGCGGCGCGGTTGGCCGCCCGCGGCTATCGGGTGGAGCTATTCGAGAAGCGCGACAAGCCGGGCGGCCGGGCCTACGTCTACGAGCAGGACGGCTTCCAGTTTGACGGCGGCCCCACGGTCGTCACCGCGCCGTTCATGTTCGACGACATCTTCGCCGCGGCCGGGCGCAAGCGGGCCGACTACGTGGAATTCACGCCGCTCGACCCGTTCTACCGCATCTTCGACCACACCGGCCGAGGCTTCGATTACAACGACGACACTGAGTTCATCGCCGAGCAAATCCGCACCCGCAACCCGGGCGATGTGGACGGCTACAATCGCTTCATGCGCTCGACTAAGGCCATCTTCCAAAAGGGCTTCACCGAATTGGCCGACAAACCGTTCCTCCACGTCGGCGACATGCTCAAGGTCGCGCCCGATCTCATCCGCCTGCAATCGCACAAGTCCGTCTATCGCTACGTGTCGCAGTTCATCGACGACGAATTTCTGCGCCGCTGCTTCACCTTCCACCCCCTGCTCATCGGCGGCAACCCGTTCGACGCCTCGTCCATCTACGCCATGATCCACTATCTGGAGCGGGAGTGGGGCATCCATTACGTGATGGGCGGCACGGGGGCGCTGGTGCGGGCGCTGGCGACGTTGATCGAGGAACTGGGCGGCCGCTTCCACTACAACGCCGAGGTGGCCGAAATCCTGGTCGATGGCAAGCGCGCCACCGGCATCCGCCTGGCCGACGGCACAATCCACCACGCCGACCACGTCATCTCCAACGCCGATGTGGCCTGGACCTACCTGAACCTCATCCCCAGCCGGGCGCGCGGCCTGCGCAACAGCGATTTCCGCTATCGCAATCTGACCCGCTACAGCATGTCGCTGGTGGTCATCTACTTCGGCACCAAGAAGCTTTACCGCCACGATGGCCGGCTGGCCCATCACAACATCATCCTGAGCGAGCGCTACCAGGGGCTGCTGGCCGACATCTTCAAGGCCAAGCAGTTGCCGCCGGACTTCTCGCTCTATCTCCACATGCCCACCCTGACCGACCCGTCCATCGCCCCGCCGGGCCACGAGAGCTTCTACGTCCTGTCGCCCGTGCCCCATCTGGGGGCCGACGTGGATTGGCGCACGGCGGCCAAACCGTATCGCGATACCATCATGCAATTCCTGGAAGACAACTATCTGCCCGACTTGCAGGCCAACATCGTCAGCGAACACATGATCGACCCGCGCCACTTCGAGAGCACGCTCAACAGCCACCTGGGCGCGGCCTTCTCCATTGAGCCGATCCTGACCCAATCGGCCTGGTTCCGGCCCCACAACCGCTCCGAAGACATCCCCAACCTCTACTTCGTCGGCGCGGGCACGCATCCCGGCGCGGGCTTGCCCGGCGTGCTATCGTCGTCCAAGATCGCCGAGGACTTGATCGTCGCCGCCACGGCCACGCAACCGTCCATGACCGGCGACAAGCTGCCGGCGCTGGGGTATTAA
- a CDS encoding PPOX class F420-dependent oxidoreductase encodes MKKMTRAECLAFMVAQPRTGKIATVRPDGRPHVAPIWFALDGEQLLFTTWHTTAKAANLRHNPQLSLCVDDQTPPFAFVKYDGVAAFSDDLDALRHWARIIAGRYMGAAQAEAFGNRNAVAGELLVRVSPTAIIGETDIAGW; translated from the coding sequence ATGAAAAAGATGACCCGCGCCGAATGTCTGGCCTTCATGGTCGCCCAGCCGCGCACGGGCAAGATCGCCACCGTTCGCCCCGACGGCCGCCCCCACGTCGCGCCGATCTGGTTCGCCCTTGACGGCGAGCAACTGCTCTTCACCACCTGGCACACCACGGCCAAGGCGGCCAATCTGCGCCACAATCCCCAGCTCTCCCTGTGCGTCGATGACCAGACACCCCCCTTTGCCTTCGTCAAGTATGACGGCGTGGCCGCGTTCAGCGATGACCTCGACGCATTGCGCCACTGGGCGAGGATCATCGCCGGGCGCTATATGGGCGCGGCGCAGGCCGAGGCTTTTGGCAATCGCAATGCCGTGGCCGGCGAATTGCTGGTGCGCGTTTCGCCCACGGCCATCATTGGCGAAACAGATATTGCCGGCTGGTGA
- a CDS encoding phytoene/squalene synthase family protein, translating to MTVQIDSWEHRLLAQAYAPLENRRRHDHLPLLDRAHDPAAYDHCRQITREHSRTFFLASALLPRDQRRAMHALYAFCRVSDDLVDQNGPDRAEKLADWRQRSLHDHPHDGDPVCLAWADTRARFHIPRQYADQLLDGIATDLTPQRYETFADLTHYCYAVASTVGLMVMHVVGYTGKEAIPYAIKLGVALQITNILRDVGEDWRNGRLYLPQQELAAFGLSDADIAGGVVDDRWRAFMRFQIERARRLFAEALPGVALLGQSGRFAIGAAAELYQAILDDIEAHDYDVFSRRAHTGEWQKMALLPGIWWRARFGKYAGRMKKNELNTDGHG from the coding sequence ATGACTGTACAGATCGACAGCTGGGAACACAGATTGCTGGCGCAGGCCTATGCCCCCTTGGAAAACCGGCGGCGGCATGACCACCTGCCCCTCCTCGATCGCGCCCACGACCCGGCGGCCTATGACCATTGCCGGCAAATCACCCGCGAACACAGCCGCACCTTTTTTCTGGCGTCGGCCCTGCTGCCGCGCGACCAGCGCCGGGCCATGCACGCCCTCTACGCCTTCTGCCGCGTCAGTGATGACCTGGTCGATCAAAACGGCCCTGACCGCGCCGAAAAGCTGGCCGATTGGCGGCAGCGTAGCCTGCACGACCACCCCCACGACGGCGACCCGGTCTGCCTGGCCTGGGCCGACACCCGCGCCCGCTTCCACATCCCGCGCCAGTATGCCGACCAGTTACTCGACGGCATCGCCACCGACCTGACGCCCCAGCGTTATGAGACGTTCGCCGACCTGACCCACTACTGCTACGCCGTGGCCTCCACGGTGGGGCTGATGGTGATGCACGTCGTCGGCTACACCGGCAAAGAGGCCATCCCCTACGCCATCAAGCTGGGCGTGGCCCTGCAAATCACCAATATCCTGCGCGACGTGGGCGAGGATTGGCGCAACGGCCGCCTCTATCTGCCGCAACAGGAGTTGGCCGCGTTTGGCCTTAGCGACGCCGACATCGCCGGCGGCGTGGTCGATGATCGTTGGCGGGCCTTCATGCGCTTCCAGATCGAGCGCGCGCGGCGGCTGTTCGCCGAGGCGCTGCCCGGCGTGGCTCTCCTGGGCCAATCGGGCCGTTTCGCCATCGGCGCGGCGGCCGAACTGTATCAGGCCATCCTCGACGACATCGAGGCCCACGATTACGACGTCTTCAGCCGCCGCGCCCACACCGGCGAATGGCAAAAAATGGCGCTGTTGCCCGGCATCTGGTGGCGCGCCCGTTTCGGGAAATATGCGGGGCGGATGAAGAAAAATGAATTAAACACGGATGGACACGGATGA
- a CDS encoding cytochrome P450, which translates to MTNGCPLPVAEPEVGLKVLKGLARERSLLTALEIMRQEVGPAFQITLPGFQPAVLVGPESNRQILVSRRAHFRSRGPGDPVTKLLRHGVLVEDGEAHDLFRAQMEPVLQKPQVVGHIGRMQQYTDRVAQNWRDGTVVDMLVEMRRLALLIFMGTLVDVEFGPDMERLWRPILRAIKYISPGLWIIWPDMPRFGYARALAQLDDYLYGLIRERRQRVAAEETGEPSASTAANATDLLTPMVRNPAMTDDLIRDQILTMLIAGHDTSTALLAWALHLLGLYPEIMDKARAEVASVVGGEDITLAHVDRLEYLDTVIKETLRLYPPIHVGNRFVTEDTTISGYDLTAGTRVMASIYLSHRDERYWDAPQEFCPERFGPDGARVPPFTYIPFGGGPRVCIGATFAQIEAKVVLARLIQQFTLTSEGRKVHPYMGATLEPHPGVFLRVQRRAGPR; encoded by the coding sequence ATGACCAACGGATGCCCCTTGCCCGTCGCCGAACCCGAGGTCGGGTTAAAAGTGTTGAAAGGGTTGGCCCGCGAGCGCTCGCTGTTGACGGCGCTGGAGATCATGCGCCAGGAAGTCGGCCCGGCCTTCCAGATCACCCTGCCCGGTTTCCAGCCGGCGGTGCTGGTCGGGCCGGAGAGCAACCGCCAGATATTGGTCAGCCGCCGCGCCCATTTTCGCTCGCGCGGCCCAGGCGACCCGGTGACCAAACTGTTGCGCCACGGCGTCCTGGTGGAAGACGGCGAAGCCCACGACCTTTTCCGGGCGCAGATGGAGCCGGTGCTGCAAAAGCCGCAGGTTGTGGGCCACATCGGGCGGATGCAACAGTACACCGACCGCGTCGCCCAGAACTGGCGGGACGGCACAGTGGTCGATATGCTGGTGGAGATGCGGCGGCTGGCGCTGCTCATCTTCATGGGCACGCTGGTCGATGTCGAGTTCGGCCCGGACATGGAGCGGCTGTGGCGGCCGATCCTGCGGGCCATCAAGTACATCTCGCCCGGCCTTTGGATCATCTGGCCCGATATGCCCCGCTTCGGCTACGCCCGCGCCCTGGCCCAACTGGATGACTACCTCTACGGCCTCATTCGCGAGCGGCGGCAACGTGTGGCGGCCGAGGAAACCGGCGAGCCATCCGCCAGCACCGCGGCCAATGCGACCGACCTGCTCACCCCCATGGTTCGCAACCCGGCCATGACCGACGACCTCATCCGCGACCAGATATTGACCATGCTCATCGCCGGCCACGACACCAGCACGGCGCTGTTGGCCTGGGCGCTGCACCTGCTGGGTCTGTATCCGGAGATAATGGACAAGGCGCGGGCCGAGGTGGCTAGCGTCGTCGGCGGTGAAGATATTACCCTGGCCCACGTCGATCGGCTGGAGTACCTCGACACGGTGATCAAGGAAACGCTGCGCCTCTACCCGCCCATCCACGTGGGCAACCGTTTCGTCACCGAGGATACGACGATCAGCGGCTACGATCTGACGGCCGGCACGCGGGTCATGGCGTCGATCTATCTCTCCCACCGCGACGAGCGCTACTGGGACGCGCCGCAGGAGTTCTGCCCCGAACGCTTCGGCCCGGATGGCGCGCGCGTGCCGCCGTTCACCTACATCCCGTTCGGCGGCGGGCCGCGGGTGTGCATCGGGGCGACCTTCGCCCAGATCGAGGCCAAGGTCGTGCTGGCCCGCCTCATCCAGCAATTCACGCTGACGAGCGAGGGGCGCAAGGTGCACCCGTACATGGGCGCGACGCTGGAACCCCATCCCGGCGTCTTTCTGCGCGTCCAGAGGAGAGCGGGGCCGCGATGA